One Desulfurellaceae bacterium genomic region harbors:
- a CDS encoding CoA transferase → MNSQAALSRALEGRLVVECGDERGEFAGLLLASFGAEVIKLEGREGSNSRRLGPFASSQPDPEHSLCFWRYNLGKKSVGLDPAQPAARGALERLVRRADIVIDSGPAVDVEQRLGLYREVQADNPGLIICTLTPFGLDGPYRDLAMTDLTQLAMGGVMASCGYDPGPDGVYDTPPIAPGMWQAYHIACEHAVLALAAALNFRELTDEGDCIDVSIHEAVSTCTEVALPCYIYNQDVVRRQTGRHAATAKTPAWLRRTQDDRYVKAFLFWGSRDVRIIAEMLNEAGVEHDLESDAYRQLSESSPAAANKHLSAQVDRLVAAMSAEDVYHKAQAKGLLWASVRYPEENLDDPHFQARGTFQAIRQPQIGRELHFPVSAATDGHNRVTDFKSGAPLLGQHTRDVLAEAGLDDEEIARLAAQGVI, encoded by the coding sequence TTGAACAGCCAAGCCGCTTTAAGCCGAGCCCTTGAGGGCAGGCTGGTTGTGGAGTGTGGTGACGAGCGCGGAGAGTTCGCCGGCCTGTTACTGGCCTCGTTCGGCGCCGAGGTCATCAAGCTGGAGGGGCGGGAAGGCTCCAACTCACGCCGCTTGGGGCCCTTCGCCTCTTCGCAGCCCGACCCGGAACACAGTTTGTGCTTCTGGCGCTACAACCTGGGCAAGAAGAGCGTCGGTCTCGACCCCGCTCAGCCGGCCGCCCGGGGGGCGCTGGAACGGCTGGTCCGGCGCGCCGATATTGTCATTGATTCCGGCCCGGCCGTTGATGTCGAGCAACGCCTCGGACTGTACCGCGAGGTGCAGGCCGACAATCCCGGCCTCATCATCTGCACGCTTACGCCGTTTGGGCTGGACGGCCCGTACCGCGACCTGGCAATGACCGACCTGACCCAGCTGGCCATGGGCGGGGTGATGGCCTCGTGCGGCTACGATCCGGGGCCGGACGGAGTCTACGATACCCCGCCGATCGCGCCCGGCATGTGGCAGGCCTACCACATTGCGTGTGAACATGCGGTCCTGGCCTTGGCTGCGGCGCTCAACTTCCGCGAGCTGACCGATGAGGGCGACTGCATCGATGTCTCGATCCATGAGGCGGTCAGCACCTGCACCGAGGTGGCGCTGCCCTGCTATATCTACAACCAGGACGTTGTCCGGCGGCAGACCGGCCGCCACGCCGCCACGGCCAAGACGCCGGCCTGGCTGCGTCGGACCCAAGACGACCGCTACGTGAAGGCCTTCCTGTTTTGGGGCAGCCGCGACGTGCGGATCATTGCCGAGATGCTCAACGAAGCGGGAGTTGAGCACGACCTTGAGTCCGACGCCTACCGTCAGCTGAGCGAAAGCTCCCCGGCTGCGGCCAACAAGCACCTGAGCGCCCAGGTCGACAGGCTTGTCGCCGCCATGAGCGCCGAGGACGTCTACCACAAGGCCCAGGCCAAGGGCCTGTTGTGGGCCAGCGTGCGCTACCCCGAGGAGAATCTGGACGATCCGCACTTTCAGGCGCGGGGGACGTTCCAGGCCATTCGTCAGCCCCAGATCGGCCGTGAGCTGCATTTCCCGGTGTCGGCCGCGACCGACGGCCATAATCGGGTGACCGACTTCAAGAGCGGTGCGCCGCTGCTGGGCCAGCACACCCGGGACGTACTGGCCGAGGCCGGACTCGACGACGAGGAGATCGCACGGCTGGCCGCCCAAGGCGTCATCTAA
- a CDS encoding VOC family protein: protein MLGAVAHVGITVRDMDKAVEFYRDTLGLKVIGDVTIDGQEASTVTQVPNTKLRAVYLRYKDDPTSPPIELLHFIEPGETGKPYPGLANPGITEVAFWVKDIDKTYEDLRAKGVEFYSAPQLFDLEGEGYGKVKAVYFRDLDGTTLELMQNCSD, encoded by the coding sequence ATGTTAGGAGCTGTTGCACACGTCGGGATTACAGTCAGGGATATGGACAAGGCGGTTGAGTTCTACCGCGATACCCTGGGTCTCAAGGTCATCGGGGATGTCACCATTGACGGGCAGGAGGCCAGCACCGTCACCCAGGTTCCCAACACCAAACTGCGCGCCGTGTATCTGCGCTACAAAGACGATCCGACCAGCCCGCCGATTGAACTCCTGCACTTCATCGAGCCGGGAGAGACGGGCAAGCCGTATCCCGGACTGGCCAACCCCGGCATCACCGAGGTCGCCTTCTGGGTCAAGGACATCGACAAGACCTACGAAGACCTGCGGGCCAAGGGGGTGGAGTTCTATTCGGCTCCGCAGCTGTTTGACCTCGAGGGCGAGGGCTACGGCAAGGTCAAAGCAGTCTATTTCCGCGACCTCGACGGCACGACCCTGGAGCTGATGCAGAACTGTTCGGACTGA